Within the Candidatus Poribacteria bacterium genome, the region GTCATGTCGTAGCCGTGGATCAAGCGGTTGCGCAGGTCCGAGATGTCCTGCCACGGTATGCGTGGAAAGCCGCGTCGCAACTCGTCTGGCACGCGCCTGGCGGCTTCTCCGATCACTTCAAGCAACCGTACCACGGCGAGATTCAGCAGTCTGTCCGTATCCATATCCTCGCGACGGTGGGGGCGTGTGATCTCGACCGCCTCGCGGGCATGGTCCAGCATGTGGCGGATTGCGACGAGCGGATCATGCCGCGTCATAGAGAACTTCCGCCTCGCGCATGACTTCATCGCGGAAGTACCGACTCAGGTCCTCTGGCGTGTTGAGGTCCACCCTTCTGCCGAGGATTTGGGAGAGGTCCCGCTGCATCGCGAAGAACGCGAGTCCGACGCGCGTTCCTGGCTCGAACTCCACGAGAACGTCCACGTCGCTGTCCGGCGCGAAGTCATCCCTCAATACGGAGCCAAACAACGCCAAACGCCGTATCCGGTTCTGACGACAAAATCCCTGGATCTGTGCCAACGGCAAGGCGATCGCGACTCTCATATGGGAATCCCCACGAAGGCTGCGGACGTCGATGATTCAGTGTCTATCTCAATCGACGAATGCAGTTATCCGATAGTCTCCTGTGAGTTCGTCGATTCAGGCGTCTATCGCGTGCAAACGACCGACGATGCCAAGCCGGAACCCAAGCCGGAATCGACGATCTGGGCGGTTCCCGACGACGTGTGGGAGATCATCGAGGAGATTCTGAGCCGCGAGTATCCTCGACATCG harbors:
- a CDS encoding DUF86 domain-containing protein, with product MTRHDPLVAIRHMLDHAREAVEITRPHRREDMDTDRLLNLAVVRLLEVIGEAARRVPDELRRGFPRIPWQDISDLRNRLIHGYDMTNFDTMWTIIEDELPPLISELEAMLSGKS
- a CDS encoding nucleotidyltransferase family protein — translated: MRVAIALPLAQIQGFCRQNRIRRLALFGSVLRDDFAPDSDVDVLVEFEPGTRVGLAFFAMQRDLSQILGRRVDLNTPEDLSRYFRDEVMREAEVLYDAA
- a CDS encoding transposase, which encodes MGIPTKAADVDDSVSISIDECSYPIVSCEFVDSGVYRVQTTDDAKPEPKPESTIWAVPDDVWEIIEEILSREYPRHRQDRKRVPLRPVLDGVVYKLRTGCQWNRIPKEYGDDSTIHRHFQAWCE